A genomic window from Luteolibacter sp. LG18 includes:
- the cysS gene encoding cysteine--tRNA ligase, translating to MRLFDTLSRSERELQPLDGSTFRFYCCGPTVYGPAHIGNFRTFVLQDVFRRTLETSGVRTFHVRNITDVDDKTIRDSQKAGKSLTEFTAFWTEKFHTDCEKLACQPPHVEPGAVEHLPQQIAMIQTLVDKGHAYASEDGSVYFNIASYPAYGKLSRLDQRELEIGKTQNSRSSSDEYEKESLSDFVLWKARKPEDGENFWDSPWGQGRPGWHLECSAMIAEYLGDTFDLHSGGVDLVFPHHENEIAQSQCACGGHFAEHWFHTTHLLVDGGKMSKSLGNLYTLDDLEAKGFTAMEVRYVLIGAHYRKPLNFTLDSLHGAKEALAKLAKGARALAAKAPAEARFDSVDFGPFQAAWDSLANDLNTPGALGGLFTGLREAAALEGEAAAKALAGFNRVLRALGLTLPEEEAAAEVPEDIRSLAEERWQARLSKDWAKSDELRAKLTDLGWAVKDAKDSYEISPV from the coding sequence ATGCGGCTTTTCGACACCCTGAGCCGGAGCGAACGCGAGCTCCAGCCCCTGGACGGGTCCACCTTCCGGTTCTACTGCTGCGGCCCCACCGTCTACGGGCCCGCGCACATCGGGAACTTCCGGACCTTCGTCCTGCAGGACGTGTTCCGCCGCACCCTGGAGACCAGCGGGGTCCGCACCTTCCACGTCCGGAACATCACCGACGTGGATGACAAGACGATCCGCGATTCGCAGAAGGCGGGGAAGTCGCTCACCGAGTTCACCGCTTTCTGGACGGAGAAGTTCCACACCGATTGCGAAAAGCTCGCCTGCCAGCCGCCGCACGTGGAGCCCGGTGCCGTGGAGCACCTGCCCCAGCAGATCGCGATGATCCAGACGCTGGTGGACAAGGGCCACGCCTACGCGTCCGAAGATGGCTCGGTCTATTTCAACATCGCCTCCTATCCCGCCTACGGGAAGCTATCCCGCCTCGACCAGCGCGAGTTGGAAATCGGCAAGACCCAGAACTCCCGCTCCAGCTCGGACGAATACGAGAAGGAGAGCCTATCCGATTTCGTGCTGTGGAAGGCGCGCAAGCCCGAGGACGGCGAGAACTTCTGGGATTCCCCGTGGGGCCAGGGCCGCCCCGGCTGGCACCTTGAGTGCTCGGCGATGATCGCGGAGTACCTCGGTGATACCTTCGACCTCCACTCCGGCGGCGTGGACCTCGTCTTCCCGCACCATGAGAACGAGATCGCCCAGAGCCAGTGCGCCTGCGGCGGCCACTTCGCCGAGCACTGGTTCCACACCACCCACCTGCTCGTGGATGGTGGCAAGATGTCGAAATCGCTCGGCAATCTCTACACCCTCGACGACCTCGAAGCGAAGGGCTTCACCGCGATGGAAGTGCGCTACGTGCTGATCGGCGCGCACTACCGGAAGCCGCTGAACTTCACGCTCGATTCGCTTCACGGCGCGAAAGAGGCCCTCGCCAAGCTGGCGAAGGGAGCCCGCGCGCTCGCTGCCAAGGCTCCGGCCGAGGCCCGCTTCGACAGCGTCGATTTCGGCCCGTTCCAAGCGGCGTGGGATTCGCTCGCGAACGACCTCAATACCCCCGGCGCGCTCGGCGGGCTCTTCACCGGGCTCCGTGAGGCCGCCGCGCTGGAAGGCGAGGCCGCCGCCAAGGCGCTCGCCGGGTTCAACCGCGTGCTCCGCGCCCTCGGCCTCACGCTTCCGGAGGAGGAAGCCGCCGCCGAAGTGCCGGAAGACATCCGCTCCCTCGCCGAGGAGCGCTGGCAGGCCCGCCTTTCCAAGGACTGGGCAAAGTCCGACGAACTCCGCGCCAAGCTCACCGATCTCGGCTGGGCCGTGAAGGACGCCAAGGACTCCTACGAGATCAGCCCGGTCTGA
- the hemB gene encoding porphobilinogen synthase, which translates to MNFPLRPRRNRRTPAIRSLVRETTLSASDFILPVFLHEDAEDTPIASMPGVTRWSLPGLVKEVGEAMALGVNAVVLFPKIEESLKTPHAEEAFNDDGLVPRAIEALKEAYPSLCVITDVALDPYNSDGHDGVVARDGLGEIHILNDETVEILVAQAICHARAGADIVSPSDMMDGRVAAIRAALDDSGFEHVSILSYTAKYASAYYGPFRGALDSAPKDGDKKTYQMDPANAREAIRELQLDEAEGADMVMVKPAGPYLDIISTLRGSTTLPVAAYQVSGEYLMIKSACAAGWLDEKAVVLESLTGIKRAGADMILTYFAKQAAAWLKE; encoded by the coding sequence ATGAATTTCCCGCTTCGTCCCCGCCGCAACCGCCGCACGCCCGCGATCCGTTCGCTGGTCCGTGAAACCACGCTGTCCGCTTCGGATTTCATCCTGCCGGTGTTCCTCCACGAGGACGCGGAGGACACGCCGATCGCTTCGATGCCCGGCGTCACCCGCTGGTCGCTGCCGGGGCTGGTGAAGGAAGTCGGCGAGGCGATGGCACTCGGTGTGAACGCCGTGGTGCTGTTCCCGAAGATCGAAGAATCCCTCAAGACGCCGCACGCCGAGGAAGCCTTCAACGACGACGGCCTGGTGCCGCGCGCGATCGAGGCGCTGAAGGAGGCCTACCCGTCGCTCTGCGTCATCACCGACGTCGCCCTCGATCCCTACAACTCCGACGGCCACGATGGCGTGGTCGCGCGCGACGGCCTCGGCGAGATCCACATTCTCAATGACGAGACCGTCGAAATCCTCGTCGCCCAGGCGATCTGCCACGCCCGCGCCGGGGCGGACATCGTTTCGCCGTCCGACATGATGGATGGCCGCGTCGCCGCGATCCGCGCCGCGCTCGATGACTCCGGCTTCGAGCACGTCTCGATCCTCAGCTACACCGCCAAGTATGCCTCGGCCTACTACGGCCCGTTCCGCGGCGCGCTCGATTCCGCGCCGAAGGATGGCGACAAGAAGACCTACCAGATGGACCCGGCCAACGCCCGCGAGGCGATCCGCGAGCTCCAGCTCGACGAGGCCGAAGGCGCGGACATGGTGATGGTGAAACCCGCCGGTCCCTACCTCGACATCATCTCCACGCTGCGCGGCAGCACCACGCTGCCCGTGGCCGCCTATCAGGTCAGCGGCGAGTATCTCATGATCAAGAGCGCCTGCGCCGCCGGCTGGCTCGATGAAAAGGCGGTGGTCCTGGAGTCCCTCACCGGCATCAAGCGCGCCGGCGCGGACATGATCCTGACCTACTTCGCGAAGCAGGCCGCGGCGTGGCTGAAGGAGTAG
- the proS gene encoding proline--tRNA ligase, producing the protein MSNDKTAITPTRAQDFPEWYQQVVRAADLAENSETRGCMVIKPWGYGIWELIQQQLDRRFKATGHQNAYFPLLIPLSYLEKEAEHAEGFATECAVVTHHRLEAQKDEVTGKTKMIPTGELAEPYVIRPTSETIIGAAFARWVQSYRDLPLLINQWANVMRWEMRPRLFLRTAEFLWQEGHTAHETQEEAIVETRMIHGLYEEFLRDHLAIPVIPGEKTENERFPGADMTLTVEAMVQDRKAIQAGTSHYLGQNFSKAQDISFTGRDGAIQHAHTTSWGVSTRMIGTLIMAHADDDGLVLPPRVATQQIVITPVTPKEDTREAVLASCQALASTLRNQTFHGEPLRVHVDTRDLNGGVKKWEWIKKGVPIRIEIGPRDIETRKVCLQRRDQAVSAKEFADKEDFIQRAADILQEIHDSLLAKATAFRDENITPCDSIDTFHAHWSQENPGWLITPWAASPEQEDELSGKHKISIRCLPLDKQNEPEAPCVLTGVPTRARAIWGRSY; encoded by the coding sequence ATGTCCAACGACAAGACCGCCATCACCCCGACCCGTGCCCAGGACTTCCCCGAGTGGTACCAGCAGGTCGTCCGTGCCGCCGACCTGGCGGAAAATTCGGAAACCCGCGGCTGCATGGTGATCAAGCCGTGGGGCTACGGCATCTGGGAACTCATCCAGCAGCAGCTCGACCGCCGCTTCAAGGCCACCGGCCACCAGAACGCCTATTTCCCGCTGCTGATCCCGCTTTCCTACCTGGAAAAGGAAGCCGAGCACGCCGAGGGCTTCGCCACCGAGTGCGCCGTGGTCACGCACCACCGCCTGGAAGCGCAGAAGGACGAGGTGACCGGCAAGACCAAGATGATCCCGACCGGCGAGCTCGCCGAGCCGTACGTCATCCGCCCGACTTCCGAGACGATCATCGGCGCGGCCTTCGCCCGCTGGGTGCAGTCCTACCGCGACCTGCCGCTGCTCATCAACCAGTGGGCGAATGTGATGCGCTGGGAAATGCGTCCGCGCCTGTTCCTCCGCACCGCCGAGTTCCTCTGGCAGGAAGGCCACACCGCACACGAGACGCAGGAAGAAGCCATCGTCGAGACGCGGATGATCCACGGTCTCTACGAGGAATTCCTCCGCGACCACCTCGCGATCCCGGTGATCCCGGGCGAGAAGACCGAAAACGAGCGTTTCCCGGGTGCCGACATGACCCTCACCGTCGAGGCGATGGTGCAGGACCGCAAGGCGATCCAAGCCGGCACCTCGCACTACCTCGGCCAGAATTTCTCGAAGGCGCAGGACATTTCCTTCACCGGCCGCGATGGCGCGATCCAGCACGCCCACACCACCTCGTGGGGCGTGTCCACCCGCATGATCGGCACGCTGATCATGGCCCACGCGGACGACGACGGCCTGGTGCTGCCGCCGCGCGTGGCCACCCAGCAGATCGTGATCACGCCGGTGACGCCGAAGGAAGACACGCGCGAGGCGGTGCTCGCCTCCTGCCAGGCGCTGGCCAGCACGCTGCGGAACCAGACCTTCCACGGCGAGCCGCTGCGCGTCCACGTCGACACCCGCGACCTCAACGGCGGCGTGAAGAAGTGGGAGTGGATCAAGAAGGGCGTGCCGATCCGCATCGAGATCGGACCGCGCGACATCGAGACCCGCAAGGTCTGCCTCCAGCGCCGCGACCAGGCCGTGTCCGCGAAGGAATTCGCCGACAAGGAGGACTTCATCCAACGCGCCGCGGACATCCTGCAGGAGATCCACGACTCGTTGCTGGCGAAGGCCACCGCCTTCCGCGACGAGAACATCACCCCCTGCGATTCCATCGACACCTTCCACGCCCACTGGAGCCAGGAAAACCCGGGCTGGCTGATCACTCCCTGGGCCGCCTCGCCGGAGCAGGAAGACGAGCTTTCCGGCAAGCACAAGATCTCGATCCGCTGCCTGCCGCTCGACAAGCAGAACGAACCGGAAGCGCCCTGCGTGCTCACCGGCGTCCCGACCCGCGCCCGCGCGATCTGGGGCCGGAGCTATTGA
- a CDS encoding DUF3592 domain-containing protein: MSDRLHDLRQDEGMTTATRARIFSWLCFTLGGAALVVGAGWGSSSARLVAGATTVDGRITGYREIVQDRRNHTVKHPLAEYEVGGKIYQAESPAHTEPPRFKTGDAVKILVPPGDPAGGKFGGFVDLWLGPLVLAVLGTILCGVGWWGRSRRIGGASRSVF; this comes from the coding sequence ATGAGTGACAGATTGCACGATCTCCGGCAGGATGAGGGCATGACCACGGCCACCCGCGCGCGGATTTTCAGTTGGCTCTGCTTCACCCTCGGCGGGGCCGCGCTGGTGGTCGGTGCCGGGTGGGGCAGCTCGAGCGCGCGGCTGGTCGCGGGAGCGACGACGGTGGACGGCCGGATCACCGGCTACCGGGAGATCGTGCAGGACCGCCGGAACCACACGGTGAAGCACCCGCTGGCGGAGTATGAGGTCGGCGGGAAGATCTATCAGGCGGAATCCCCGGCCCACACCGAGCCGCCGCGCTTCAAGACCGGCGACGCGGTGAAGATCCTGGTGCCGCCTGGCGATCCGGCGGGCGGGAAATTCGGCGGCTTCGTGGACCTGTGGCTGGGGCCGCTGGTGCTGGCGGTGCTGGGGACGATCCTGTGTGGAGTGGGCTGGTGGGGCCGGAGCCGCCGGATCGGCGGGGCCAGCCGGTCGGTTTTCTAG
- a CDS encoding S8 family serine peptidase yields the protein MIPRSPSLAATLLLAVSSLAQGDPASDALLGAARASDASRLVLALAEAKPDVRDTQGRTPLMLAAQAGSFECAKRLIWAGADPRLTDSAGKTAFDWLDTSSPAYGPLSLLLRCHAFCRQNGRPGGKARIPHLALVNDTFVDYTHPALAAAYQVNSAESKGRRGVDDDRNGFVDDVYGWNLNNDQPVRAPMLSLDDSAENRSFLIGMLNDYLKAQGGDKVMETKLRTRFNNPLVQQIGLQNLLGQNIALNDHVYAEMFMAASHGTHVAGIIKRYSGDKAKLTCATIGAVVSPKVSVVFDEDTLSGLAEESADYGAFVLAVLDRYRGEAIAKGRRASDYLRASGAGIANMSWCRPKSFFAGSAARLKKIYKDHGADPASVDRAYTGQVAERIAELPLELSIADAAAFALAFYENPDVLVVVSAGNDHLDNDTGLPSPQYLSRFFPNVLTVASTDDQGKPSSFTNYGVRSVQIAAPGEQIRSTILGGLEAPMSGTSMAAPVVAGVAAGIRADFPKLAAADLRRILEYSARKDPRLADKVATSGWVDADAARRMASTWAGATGAMLLAEVARDRRPGQDGPKITAPPAAAPKLASLKLNPLPKPAAPNPAPTPAPAPAVPKPSIGKGWRITTTGGFADSWRVVMSKGAPYTEQCHLGTGEWPADQIESYWKQGYRVTSIAGDGDGWNVVMSKGVPGGQRVLGMDFDQEQLAKLFTEGWRITTFGGWKNQWVFALGDQTGYGPQRYTLPTPLNDSRRDWIQKRRAEGMMITAVAGDDTPEDAEDGWLFVATANSGYTDQVMEGPGPWPGLWIAGKLREGYRVTSIAGGPGRSLVIMSKGAKLGEQVLSDGSSYPADWIQERW from the coding sequence GTGATTCCGAGATCCCCCTCGCTCGCCGCCACGCTCCTGCTCGCCGTTTCCTCCCTGGCCCAGGGTGATCCGGCCTCCGATGCCCTGCTCGGGGCCGCCCGCGCATCGGACGCCTCCCGGCTGGTGCTCGCCCTCGCCGAGGCGAAGCCCGATGTCCGCGATACCCAGGGCCGCACACCCCTGATGCTGGCCGCGCAGGCCGGGTCCTTCGAGTGCGCGAAGCGTCTGATCTGGGCCGGAGCCGATCCCCGGCTCACCGATTCCGCCGGGAAAACCGCGTTCGATTGGCTCGATACCTCTTCACCCGCCTACGGCCCTCTCAGCCTGTTGCTGCGCTGCCACGCCTTCTGCCGCCAGAACGGCCGTCCCGGCGGCAAGGCCCGGATTCCCCACCTCGCCTTGGTCAATGACACTTTCGTCGACTACACCCATCCGGCGCTCGCCGCGGCCTATCAGGTGAACTCCGCCGAGTCGAAGGGCCGCCGCGGCGTGGACGACGACCGCAATGGCTTCGTCGACGACGTCTACGGCTGGAACCTCAACAACGACCAGCCCGTCCGCGCGCCGATGCTCTCGCTCGACGACTCCGCGGAGAACCGGAGCTTCCTCATCGGGATGCTGAACGACTACCTGAAGGCCCAAGGCGGCGACAAGGTGATGGAGACGAAGCTCCGGACCCGCTTCAACAACCCCCTGGTCCAACAGATCGGCCTCCAGAACCTGCTCGGCCAGAACATCGCGCTCAACGACCACGTCTACGCCGAGATGTTCATGGCCGCCTCCCACGGCACCCACGTGGCGGGCATCATCAAGCGCTACAGCGGCGACAAGGCGAAGCTCACCTGCGCCACCATCGGGGCGGTGGTTTCGCCGAAGGTCTCGGTGGTGTTCGATGAGGACACACTCTCCGGCCTCGCGGAGGAATCCGCGGACTACGGGGCTTTTGTCCTGGCCGTGCTCGATCGTTACCGCGGCGAGGCGATCGCGAAGGGCCGTCGCGCCTCGGACTATCTCCGGGCCAGCGGCGCGGGCATCGCGAACATGAGCTGGTGTCGCCCGAAGTCGTTTTTCGCCGGTTCCGCCGCCCGCTTGAAGAAGATCTACAAGGACCACGGGGCCGATCCGGCCAGCGTTGACCGCGCCTACACCGGCCAGGTGGCCGAGCGCATCGCCGAACTGCCGCTCGAGCTCAGCATCGCGGACGCCGCCGCCTTCGCGCTCGCGTTCTACGAGAACCCGGACGTGCTCGTGGTGGTGTCCGCGGGCAATGATCACCTCGACAACGACACCGGCCTGCCCTCGCCGCAATATCTCTCCCGCTTCTTCCCGAACGTCCTCACCGTCGCCTCCACCGATGACCAGGGGAAACCCTCGTCCTTCACCAACTACGGCGTGCGCTCGGTCCAGATCGCCGCACCCGGCGAGCAGATCCGCTCGACCATCCTCGGCGGGCTGGAGGCACCGATGAGCGGCACCTCGATGGCCGCTCCGGTCGTCGCGGGCGTGGCCGCCGGCATTCGTGCTGATTTCCCGAAACTCGCCGCCGCGGACCTGCGCCGGATCCTGGAATACTCGGCGCGGAAGGACCCGCGGCTGGCGGACAAGGTGGCCACCTCCGGCTGGGTGGATGCCGATGCCGCCCGGCGGATGGCCTCCACCTGGGCTGGTGCCACCGGCGCGATGCTGCTCGCCGAGGTCGCCCGCGATCGCCGCCCCGGCCAGGACGGGCCGAAAATCACCGCGCCGCCTGCCGCTGCACCGAAGCTCGCCTCGCTGAAGCTCAATCCCTTGCCCAAACCCGCCGCGCCGAACCCGGCTCCCACTCCGGCACCCGCGCCCGCGGTGCCGAAACCTTCCATTGGAAAAGGCTGGCGCATCACCACCACCGGCGGTTTCGCCGATTCCTGGCGGGTCGTGATGTCGAAGGGCGCGCCCTACACCGAACAGTGCCACCTCGGCACCGGCGAGTGGCCGGCCGATCAGATCGAGTCCTATTGGAAACAGGGCTACCGCGTCACCTCCATCGCCGGGGATGGGGATGGCTGGAACGTGGTCATGAGCAAGGGCGTGCCCGGTGGTCAGCGCGTGCTGGGCATGGACTTCGATCAGGAGCAGCTCGCGAAGCTCTTCACCGAAGGTTGGCGCATCACCACCTTCGGCGGCTGGAAAAACCAGTGGGTTTTCGCCCTCGGCGACCAGACCGGTTACGGCCCCCAGCGCTACACCCTGCCCACGCCCCTCAATGACAGCCGTCGCGATTGGATCCAGAAACGCCGGGCGGAGGGCATGATGATCACCGCCGTGGCGGGGGACGATACCCCGGAGGACGCCGAGGATGGCTGGTTGTTCGTGGCCACCGCGAATTCCGGCTACACCGATCAGGTGATGGAGGGCCCGGGACCGTGGCCGGGCCTGTGGATCGCCGGGAAACTGCGGGAGGGCTACCGCGTGACCTCGATCGCCGGTGGGCCGGGGCGCTCGCTGGTGATCATGTCGAAGGGCGCGAAACTGGGCGAACAGGTGCTTTCCGACGGCTCCTCCTACCCGGCGGACTGGATCCAGGAGCGCTGGTGA
- the trxA gene encoding thioredoxin, whose amino-acid sequence MALQLTEANFQSEVIDSDQPVLVDFWAEWCGPCKMIGPVIDQVSAELEGQAKVAKVNVDDARELAVKYGVRSIPLLLFFKNGEVKDQIVGANVTKDQLKSKLLALA is encoded by the coding sequence ATGGCACTCCAACTTACCGAAGCCAATTTCCAATCCGAAGTCATCGATTCCGACCAGCCCGTGCTCGTCGATTTCTGGGCCGAATGGTGCGGCCCGTGCAAAATGATCGGTCCGGTGATCGATCAGGTCTCGGCTGAACTGGAAGGCCAGGCCAAGGTCGCCAAGGTCAACGTCGACGACGCCCGCGAGCTCGCTGTGAAGTACGGCGTCCGCTCCATCCCGCTGCTCCTGTTCTTCAAGAACGGCGAGGTGAAGGACCAGATCGTCGGCGCCAACGTCACCAAGGACCAGCTCAAGTCGAAGCTGCTCGCGCTTGCCTGA
- a CDS encoding VOC family protein codes for MNSPSTVKPQAVKMVLMAADMERAVAFYRDVMGFEESFITPHWSELRFGDAVLGLHGGGDGSRVPTGLSIQYADVAQAYADALAAGATAIQAPEQRGGEPIILATVVDPEGNIIMLTQYVG; via the coding sequence ATGAACAGCCCATCCACGGTGAAACCCCAGGCGGTCAAGATGGTGCTCATGGCCGCCGACATGGAGCGGGCGGTCGCGTTCTACCGCGATGTGATGGGTTTCGAGGAGAGCTTCATCACTCCGCACTGGTCGGAGCTTCGTTTCGGGGACGCGGTTCTCGGACTCCATGGCGGCGGCGATGGCTCGCGCGTTCCGACCGGGCTCTCGATCCAATACGCGGACGTGGCCCAGGCCTACGCGGACGCGCTCGCCGCGGGAGCCACGGCCATCCAGGCACCGGAGCAACGCGGGGGTGAACCGATCATCCTCGCCACTGTGGTGGATCCCGAGGGCAACATCATCATGCTCACCCAGTACGTGGGATGA
- a CDS encoding NTF2 fold immunity protein, giving the protein MIGRLLALMGVLPLVSLAAKDLSALVPEKLAIHNDAWITGIAPYRNGVIFWASDETKDGVTTSTGETVKNELLFTHFDSNAPVPLRVEGIDHIWSYERIKDGLLFFGMRASHVVLLVESRDGTRKSIPVPKEWLPDLSSCSLVRSDLPAMRIGDTFWWFEREWHHFKFEAPMPPDIQDRLRPSWIIFTHLCFQRPLLHASWSLDEGDCQLAAMDLSARKPAWKMVTGREPGDDTGIEDSGGVAILLPLGKELWTASGTDHMGMNTRELYRRDASGKWHTVIRGFGDRNEGPVSLPIANTLESINAGSDQRLLLITKSEVYRWNDGRFETLLSLPQRPEPHPSLQFLKTATVSQQGDLFVMTRSFGMLAFGERDSEWQFKQFLPRPSSIPRRVTSEMEAIAIAQEAWKAAYGEKTIAHEKPYKAVHDEGVWLVTSTPPSDGRPSAKAIIGESDGRVWSLSHRK; this is encoded by the coding sequence ATGATCGGTCGCCTTCTGGCTCTCATGGGTGTTTTACCGCTGGTGTCACTCGCGGCGAAGGATTTGAGCGCGTTGGTACCGGAGAAGCTAGCCATCCACAATGACGCTTGGATCACTGGTATCGCCCCCTATCGGAATGGAGTGATCTTTTGGGCAAGTGACGAAACAAAAGACGGGGTGACTACTTCCACAGGGGAAACCGTGAAGAACGAACTGTTGTTCACACATTTCGATTCCAACGCCCCGGTGCCACTCAGAGTCGAAGGTATCGACCACATTTGGTCTTATGAACGAATCAAGGATGGCCTGCTATTTTTCGGCATGCGGGCCAGCCATGTCGTGCTGCTCGTCGAGTCTCGCGATGGCACCCGGAAGTCGATACCGGTGCCAAAAGAGTGGCTGCCCGATCTGAGCAGCTGTTCGCTGGTCAGATCCGATCTCCCGGCGATGCGGATCGGGGACACGTTCTGGTGGTTCGAAAGGGAATGGCATCACTTCAAGTTTGAAGCGCCGATGCCTCCCGATATCCAGGATCGCCTTCGCCCATCCTGGATCATCTTCACCCATCTCTGCTTTCAGAGGCCCCTCCTCCACGCCTCGTGGTCGCTTGATGAAGGAGATTGCCAACTAGCCGCCATGGATCTCTCCGCCCGCAAGCCAGCTTGGAAGATGGTCACCGGGAGAGAGCCCGGTGATGATACCGGGATCGAGGACTCCGGTGGCGTTGCCATCCTGCTTCCCTTGGGGAAGGAGCTGTGGACAGCCAGCGGGACGGATCACATGGGCATGAATACGCGCGAGCTCTATCGGCGCGATGCCTCGGGCAAATGGCACACCGTGATTCGCGGGTTCGGAGACAGGAACGAGGGACCGGTATCGCTGCCGATCGCGAATACCCTCGAGAGCATCAACGCGGGCAGCGACCAACGCCTGCTGCTCATCACCAAGAGCGAGGTCTACCGATGGAACGATGGGAGGTTCGAGACCTTGCTATCGCTCCCGCAACGACCGGAGCCACATCCGTCCCTCCAGTTTCTCAAGACCGCAACCGTCAGCCAGCAGGGGGACTTGTTCGTCATGACACGGAGCTTCGGGATGCTCGCCTTCGGGGAGAGGGACAGCGAATGGCAGTTCAAACAGTTCCTGCCTCGGCCGTCATCCATTCCACGGCGGGTGACGAGCGAAATGGAAGCAATCGCCATCGCCCAAGAAGCTTGGAAGGCAGCTTACGGAGAAAAGACCATTGCCCACGAAAAGCCTTACAAGGCGGTACACGACGAAGGGGTTTGGCTGGTCACCAGCACTCCGCCCTCCGACGGCAGGCCCTCGGCCAAAGCCATCATCGGCGAATCGGATGGCCGGGTGTGGAGCTTGTCACACAGGAAGTAA
- a CDS encoding metal-dependent hydrolase has product MMAGFHSMMPVTGCLTAEVISLRFRHQRVFPDWTLPLVALFGVLPDICSPHISLEDRHGSFSHTLLFLAVLVPVCGMIVLWFEKGMRLRVAVVMWLAAMLHLAADAVSGGIAWLAPWNEEPIGEYYLEPFTWPIYDAVFILAAWLLWRWRQRLELRAYERELRGVE; this is encoded by the coding sequence ATGATGGCAGGCTTCCATTCGATGATGCCGGTCACCGGCTGTCTCACCGCGGAGGTAATTTCGCTGCGGTTCCGGCACCAGCGGGTGTTTCCGGACTGGACGCTGCCGCTGGTGGCCCTGTTCGGCGTGCTGCCGGACATCTGCTCGCCGCACATCTCGCTGGAAGACCGCCACGGCAGCTTCTCCCACACGCTGCTGTTCCTCGCCGTGCTGGTGCCCGTGTGCGGGATGATCGTCCTCTGGTTCGAGAAGGGCATGCGCCTGCGTGTGGCGGTGGTGATGTGGCTCGCGGCGATGCTTCACCTCGCCGCGGACGCCGTGTCCGGCGGTATCGCCTGGCTGGCCCCGTGGAACGAGGAGCCGATCGGCGAATACTACCTCGAACCCTTCACCTGGCCGATCTACGACGCCGTCTTCATCCTCGCCGCCTGGCTGCTGTGGCGCTGGCGGCAACGGCTGGAATTACGGGCGTATGAGCGGGAGTTGAGAGGGGTGGAGTAA
- a CDS encoding ferritin-like protein — protein sequence MILLKANLVRNLATGSKQAVQTALQQAVQLEHATIPPYLYTMYSLGQSEENAVVADIIGSIVAEEMLHMTLACNVLNAIGGHPVIDTPVFTPDYPGPLPGGVESGLIVNLSPFTLDVVKNVFMEIEEPQHPNDYPETATLFAANGEQGVTIGQFYDEIKKQLIALGEGAFTGDPALQVQPPFPEGSIVTDLTSALEAIDIIIDQGEGTGTTPLAGEDGELAHYYKFAEIYYGHALIPNPNAKPTDPPDQQYYYGGAPITYNASAVAQIPTNPKAADYPSGSAQRHAMDNFNYTYTSLLKGLHDLFNGQPETFRRTLGAMMSLRQQALDMMAGTNLPGPIGPSFEYQPVNPG from the coding sequence ATGATCCTTCTCAAAGCCAACCTGGTCCGGAACCTCGCGACCGGCAGCAAGCAAGCCGTCCAGACCGCGCTCCAACAGGCCGTCCAGCTCGAGCACGCCACCATCCCGCCGTATCTCTACACCATGTACTCGCTCGGCCAGAGCGAGGAGAACGCCGTGGTGGCGGACATCATCGGCAGCATCGTGGCGGAGGAAATGCTGCACATGACGCTGGCGTGCAACGTCCTCAACGCCATCGGCGGCCACCCGGTGATCGACACCCCGGTGTTCACCCCGGACTACCCGGGCCCGCTGCCCGGCGGCGTGGAAAGCGGCCTGATCGTGAACCTCTCCCCGTTCACGCTGGACGTGGTGAAGAACGTCTTCATGGAAATCGAGGAGCCGCAGCACCCGAACGATTATCCGGAAACCGCAACGCTCTTCGCCGCGAACGGCGAGCAGGGCGTCACCATCGGCCAGTTCTACGATGAGATCAAAAAGCAGCTCATCGCCCTCGGCGAGGGCGCCTTCACCGGCGATCCCGCGCTCCAGGTGCAGCCGCCGTTTCCGGAAGGCAGCATCGTGACCGACCTCACCAGTGCGCTGGAAGCGATCGACATCATCATCGACCAGGGCGAAGGCACCGGCACCACCCCGCTGGCGGGCGAGGACGGCGAGCTGGCCCACTACTACAAGTTCGCCGAGATCTACTACGGCCACGCGCTGATCCCGAATCCGAACGCGAAGCCCACCGATCCGCCGGACCAGCAGTACTACTACGGCGGTGCCCCGATCACCTACAACGCCTCCGCGGTCGCCCAGATCCCGACCAACCCGAAGGCCGCGGACTATCCGAGCGGCTCGGCCCAGCGCCACGCGATGGACAACTTCAACTACACCTACACCAGTCTGCTGAAGGGCCTCCACGACCTCTTCAACGGCCAGCCGGAAACCTTCCGCCGCACGCTCGGCGCGATGATGTCACTGCGCCAGCAGGCGCTCGACATGATGGCTGGCACCAACCTGCCCGGCCCGATCGGACCGAGCTTCGAATACCAGCCGGTCAACCCGGGCTGA